A stretch of DNA from Planococcus antarcticus DSM 14505:
TTTAACCGGGCGATGAGCTCTGGTGGCAATTTCTCTGAAATCGACTTGCTTGGAATTCTGAACTTAACCGCTCATAAGCTAGTAATGATTCCGGTTATGCTTGCTACTGGGTTTTCAATGGCATTGATTCCGCTGATCACCAAGCATTTTACGCGCAATGAATTTCTTCAAGTATCACGAACACTCGATCAATCGATCCAGTTGCTGTTGTTCTTGACATTGCCTGCTGTTATCGGCATGACGATGTTGTCGGACGAGCTGTACCATGTGTTCTATGAAGTGAGTGACATCGGATCTGAAATCTTGGCGCATTATTTGCCGGTTGCGATTCTATTTGCGGCATTCCCTGTAACGGCTTCAATCTTGCAAGGTATCAACAAACAGAAATGGATTATTATTAACTTGTCTACGGGGCTTTTGCTAAAAGCACTTTTGAATACACCATTAATCGAACGTTTCGAAACAGATGGCGCGATTGCAGCGACCATTATTGGTTATGTGGCGGCAATTGGTATGAACATGTTGGTCATCGTTAAAACGATGAACTATCATTCTCAAATGGTCGGGAGACGTGTTATCTTAATTGTCATTTTGAACTTGATTATGGCGGGTGCGGTTTTTCTAGCAATGTCAGGATTAGACCTATTTATGGGCATGGACAATAAATTGCAGTCAATGCTGCGCATTATTCTGATCGGTGGCGTCGGGGCAATCGTTTATGGATACCTCGGCTTGAAGACGGGTTTGGCACAAAAATTGCTGGGCTCGAAAATAACGAGAATTTCCCGGAAATTCGGCTTTTAGGAGTGACACAATGCGCTTAGATAAATTTCTTTCGAATATGGGTTTTGGCTCCAGAAAAGAAGTCAAGATCCTGTTGAAAAAAAAAGCCGTGGAAGTGAACGGTGAAATTGTCCGTGATCCGAAAGTGCATGTCGATGAACATGTTGATCAGGTGTTGGTGGGTGGAGAGGCTGTTGTCTATATCGAGTTTATTTATCTGCTGATGAACAAACCGCAGGACGTCATCTCGGCGACAGAAGACAAATACGATCAGACAGTCATTGATTTACTGGCACAACAAGAGCAACATTTCGACCCGTTCCCAGTAGGGCGCCTCGATAAAGATACCGAAGGGTTCCTTTTGCTAACGAATGACGGTAAATTGGCACATGAATTATTGTCGCCTAAAAAACATGTGGACAAGACGTATTACGCATTAGTTGAAGGTGTGGTTACAGAAGAGGATGCAGAAGCATTTAAAAAAGGTGTAGCGCTTGACGATGGTTACGTGACCAAGCCGGCTAGCTTGAACATAATTGAGAGTGCCACTGTTTCTAAAATTGAATTAACAATTACTGAAGGCAAATTCCATCAAGTTAAGCGGATGTTCGAAAGTGTCGGCAAACGGGTAGTTTACTTGAAACGTTTGTCGATGGGGCCATTGAGTCTTGATCCGGAGCTCGGTCTCGGAGAATACCGTCATTTAACGGAAGAGGAAGTAATTAGTTTAAAACAAAGAAAATGACCGCGTAGTTGCGGTCATTTTCTTTGTTTAGGAAATCTTTTTAGGACGTCATTTTCACTTTCCGTTGCGTCGTTGTCCATTGGCCTCGAGTTGGGCTGGTTACCAAGTCGTTAAAGGCTAACACATTCAAATCTCTTTGAATGGTGCGAGGAGTGATGCCGAATTCGTCGACAAGATCTTGTGTCGTTACAGTCCCGTTGTCGAGAATGTACTTATACATATCTTTAATTCGAATGAGCATGCGATCGGTTGTGGGTTTCATAATAATAGAACCACTCCTTCATCTTTTTTCCCATTGGCAAAGACTAGCGGACGATATGCTGATGTTCATACAGCAAGTTTATGATAGATGCCAAAGACAGCCCCTTTTCCTAAAGTAGTATGTCAATTTAACTAATCTGACAATTTGATTATAGCGGAAAAACGTCTCGAATTCTAGGATTTCCCTTTATATTTACGTAAATATAACAATAGAAAGCCAGAATTTTTCATGCAATTTGACACAAAATCTTTAATTTGATGGAAAAAGGTGTACAATAGCCATAACAAAAAGGAGTGTGAGACATGGATTGGCTGCTAGAAGCTAACAAGCGTAAAGAAACCATGCTGAGTGAATTACAGGAGTTAATTGCGATTCCTAGCGTGTTAAGTGACGAAACAACGCCAACAGCTCCTTTTGGAAAAGAAGTTAAACAGGCATTGGATTGGTTTTTGCACAAAGGAAGAGCACAAGGATATTCAGTAAAAAATGTTGGAGACGTTGCAGGACATCTTGAAATTGGAGAAGGTGATGAACTGCTCGGGATTTTAGGGCATGTCGATGTTGTTCCTGTGGGTCAAGGTTGGACGAAAGAACCGTTCGGCGGAGAAATTCAAGATGGTCGTCTGTATGGTCGCGGTGCCATTGATGACAAAGGACCAACAATTGCTGCATGGACAGCCTTGAACATGTTGAAAGACGCGGACGTAGAATTTACAAAGCGCGTGAGGTTGATCATCGGCACCGATGAAGAAAGCGATTTCCGCTGTATGGACCGCTATTTTCAGACAGAAGAAATGCCGGCTGCAGCTTTTACTCCAGACGCAGATTTCCCAATTATCAACGCGGAAAAAGGCATCGCCGGGTTGGTTTTTTCGACTTTTTCATTGCATGACGATGAAATCTTGGAATCGTTCATTGCGGGCCATCGAACCAATATGGTGCCAGATACAGCGACTGCGATTTTAAATGGCCAATTGGTGGAATGGCAGCAAGACTTTAAGGAATTTTGTGTAAAGCATCAACTGACAGGAAGAGCAGAGCAGCATAACAGTTCAACTGAATTGACGCTAAACGGCAAATCAGCGCATGCGATGGAACCGGAAAACGGCATTAACGCCGGAATTCTTTTGGCTCTGTTTTTAAAAGATCGCTTAGAAGGTGATGGTCAAAAGTTTGTAGCATTTATCGCAGATACGTTTTATCAAGATTCACGTGGACGTAAACTCGGACTTGATTTTACAGATGAGCAATCGGGAGATACGACATTTAATGCTGGAATCATCCGTTTTGAAAAAAAGAAAACAGCAACGATTCATGTCAGCATGCGGTATTCCGTCAGCTACCCATTCGAAGAGAAGATGACTGCTTACGAGTTGGAGAATTTTATGTTGGACATTGCGTCTAATTCTCCTCCTCATTACGTGGACGGAAACGATCCGTTTATCAAGACACTACAAAGCGCATATGAAAAACAGACTGGCAACAAAGCAGATCTTATTGCCATCGGGGGCGGCACTTATGCGCGCGTATTAGATAAAGGTGTAGCGTTCGGGATGCTGTTTCCGGGCGAACCGGATGTTGCCCATCAAGCAGATGAATTTGTCGACATCGACAATTTAGTTAAAGCAACTGCAATCTACGCAGAAGCAATTTACCAAGTAGCTTGTAAAAAATGAGGAAAGAGGGAATGGATATGGATTTGATATTGCATAATGGAGAGTTTATTCGTGAAGAGGATCTGGTAATTTCGAAAGAAGATCGCGGCTATCAGTTCGGGGACGGGATTTATGAAGTGATTCGTGTTTATGATGGCAATTTATTTACAGCAAAAGAACATATCGATCGTTTCTACGAAAGTGCCGATAAGATCAAAATTGTCATTCCTCATACAAAAGATGTGTTCCATAAGATGATGTATGATTTTGTTGAAACTAACAATATTAACAACGGCCAGGTATATGTTCAGATTACGCGGGGGGCTGCAGAGCGCCAGCACCAGTTTCCGGCTCAAGCAAACCCTGTCATTACTGGTAATACCAAATCAGTAGAGCGCCCCGTTGCAAATTTGAACTCGGGAGTTACTGCTAAATTTATCGAAGATATCCGCTGGTTGCGCTGTGACATCAAGAGCTTGAATTTACTTGGCAATGTCTTGGCAAAGCAGGAAGCTTATGAAGAAGGATTTTTTGAAGCAATTCTGCACCGTGGTGAAACCGTGACAGAAGGATGTTCATCGAATATGTATGGCATAAAAAATGGCATTCTTTATACTCATCCTGCTAACAATCTGATCTTGAATGGCATTACAAGAAGAGTTATTCTTGAGCTGTGTAAAGAGTTGGAAATTCCAGTGGAAGAGACAGCTTTTACAAAAACTCAAGCGCTCGAAATGGATGAATTCTTTATGTCTTCGGTAACCACTGAAGTAATGCCAATTGTTAAGATTGGTGATCATAAAATCGCTCAAGGCGTTCCAGGGGAATTGACCCGAAAACTGCAGACAGCTTTTGAATCACGCATTGGAGTGGGCGTGAAATCATAAATCCAGGGATTTTAGAAGAAAGAAAGTGATTGGCTCTAGCCGATCACTATTTTTTTGCATCCGTTTGCGTGGTAAACTGAAATCAGGTGATGCTAAATGAAACCACATTATTTCATTGGGATAAAAATACCTCAGAATATTGCAGAACACTTAACTGCAGAGCGGGACGCTTGGAATTTGCAAAGTCATAAAAGGCAAACACCTGCGCAGGATATGCATATTACCTTGCTGTTTATCGGAGAGGATGTACACGATGAAATAGGGCAAGTCGAACAATTGTTAGCTCAAATCAAACAACAGCCTTTTATGTTGAATATTGATGGCATTAAGACTTTCGGAAATTCCGCGACCCCCCGTATAATTTATGCCTCTCTTGAAAACAGTGGAGAGTTGATTGAACTGCAACAACAAGTCAACAAAGCTCTGGAATCGTTAAAAATCCGACCCGATCTAAAGGAATTTGTGCCGCATATCACATTGGCTAGTAAATGGGCCGGTGGGAAGCCCGCAGCACCGCAATTTTCAATTAGTGAAATACAATTCGAGGTGACGGATTTTTCGTTGTTTCGGATTGTACCAAAAGAAATGTCTCGTTATCAGAAGATCGCTAATTATCCGCTGTGAAAATACAGTTAACTCATCCAAAGGCGAGTGTTTATGAAAACAGTATTTATAATTAATCCTGCAGCTGGTAACGGCAGAGCCCTGAAAAAATGGCATCGCTTTGAAAAAACAATCCAGTTTCCGTTTGAACAAGTCGTAACTACACATCCTGGGCATGCATTGGCCATTGCTACAGATTACCGAAACAGTCAGCGAGACATTCTGTTAATTGGCTTTGGTGGAGATGGCACACTGCGTGAAATCATTGCAGGTGCAGCGGGTGCAAAAACACTGCTAGTTGGTTCTGTGGCAGCAGGCTCTGGCAATGACTTTGCGAGAGCTTACGGCACTTTCAACGACGCACAGGCAATTGAACAATTCCGTGAAAAGCCGCTTTCGACAAGGCAAGACCTTGGCGAATTCGCAAATGGCAAAGTCTTTCAGTTTGTTAGCAGTTCGGGCATTGGGTTTGATGCGGAGATTTCCATTGCGGTTAACCGATCACCGCTTAAGAAAAAGCTAAATCAGCTGGGTATTGGGAAATTAGTCTACCTTGTTTATGTTATTCGGACTTTACTGAAATTCG
This window harbors:
- a CDS encoding putative polysaccharide biosynthesis protein — encoded protein: MSSLIKGTAILTLGLFLSKILGVIYIIPFYSMVGKDNIGLYQYAYIPYNLMLALAISGAPIAFSKFTAKYNSLGDYETGRRLLKSGLLTMMITGFVSFTLLYLFAEPLARITISEDEQIYSVGDITEAIRWVSFALIVVPFMSLWRGFFQGYNYMMPTAVSQLVEQIVRIIFLLGGAFAVIYIFDGTPKTAIQFAVLSAAIGALGGIVTLGYFWKKKKPEYNRLLANSVESYDVKLRDMYKEILIYAVPVIFLGIANPLFQFVDLMTFNRAMSSGGNFSEIDLLGILNLTAHKLVMIPVMLATGFSMALIPLITKHFTRNEFLQVSRTLDQSIQLLLFLTLPAVIGMTMLSDELYHVFYEVSDIGSEILAHYLPVAILFAAFPVTASILQGINKQKWIIINLSTGLLLKALLNTPLIERFETDGAIAATIIGYVAAIGMNMLVIVKTMNYHSQMVGRRVILIVILNLIMAGAVFLAMSGLDLFMGMDNKLQSMLRIILIGGVGAIVYGYLGLKTGLAQKLLGSKITRISRKFGF
- a CDS encoding pseudouridine synthase, with product MRLDKFLSNMGFGSRKEVKILLKKKAVEVNGEIVRDPKVHVDEHVDQVLVGGEAVVYIEFIYLLMNKPQDVISATEDKYDQTVIDLLAQQEQHFDPFPVGRLDKDTEGFLLLTNDGKLAHELLSPKKHVDKTYYALVEGVVTEEDAEAFKKGVALDDGYVTKPASLNIIESATVSKIELTITEGKFHQVKRMFESVGKRVVYLKRLSMGPLSLDPELGLGEYRHLTEEEVISLKQRK
- a CDS encoding DeoR family transcriptional regulator, whose product is MKPTTDRMLIRIKDMYKYILDNGTVTTQDLVDEFGITPRTIQRDLNVLAFNDLVTSPTRGQWTTTQRKVKMTS
- the pepV gene encoding dipeptidase PepV: MDWLLEANKRKETMLSELQELIAIPSVLSDETTPTAPFGKEVKQALDWFLHKGRAQGYSVKNVGDVAGHLEIGEGDELLGILGHVDVVPVGQGWTKEPFGGEIQDGRLYGRGAIDDKGPTIAAWTALNMLKDADVEFTKRVRLIIGTDEESDFRCMDRYFQTEEMPAAAFTPDADFPIINAEKGIAGLVFSTFSLHDDEILESFIAGHRTNMVPDTATAILNGQLVEWQQDFKEFCVKHQLTGRAEQHNSSTELTLNGKSAHAMEPENGINAGILLALFLKDRLEGDGQKFVAFIADTFYQDSRGRKLGLDFTDEQSGDTTFNAGIIRFEKKKTATIHVSMRYSVSYPFEEKMTAYELENFMLDIASNSPPHYVDGNDPFIKTLQSAYEKQTGNKADLIAIGGGTYARVLDKGVAFGMLFPGEPDVAHQADEFVDIDNLVKATAIYAEAIYQVACKK
- the dat gene encoding D-amino-acid transaminase, which gives rise to MDLILHNGEFIREEDLVISKEDRGYQFGDGIYEVIRVYDGNLFTAKEHIDRFYESADKIKIVIPHTKDVFHKMMYDFVETNNINNGQVYVQITRGAAERQHQFPAQANPVITGNTKSVERPVANLNSGVTAKFIEDIRWLRCDIKSLNLLGNVLAKQEAYEEGFFEAILHRGETVTEGCSSNMYGIKNGILYTHPANNLILNGITRRVILELCKELEIPVEETAFTKTQALEMDEFFMSSVTTEVMPIVKIGDHKIAQGVPGELTRKLQTAFESRIGVGVKS
- the thpR gene encoding RNA 2',3'-cyclic phosphodiesterase codes for the protein MKPHYFIGIKIPQNIAEHLTAERDAWNLQSHKRQTPAQDMHITLLFIGEDVHDEIGQVEQLLAQIKQQPFMLNIDGIKTFGNSATPRIIYASLENSGELIELQQQVNKALESLKIRPDLKEFVPHITLASKWAGGKPAAPQFSISEIQFEVTDFSLFRIVPKEMSRYQKIANYPL
- a CDS encoding diacylglycerol/lipid kinase family protein; this translates as MKTVFIINPAAGNGRALKKWHRFEKTIQFPFEQVVTTHPGHALAIATDYRNSQRDILLIGFGGDGTLREIIAGAAGAKTLLVGSVAAGSGNDFARAYGTFNDAQAIEQFREKPLSTRQDLGEFANGKVFQFVSSSGIGFDAEISIAVNRSPLKKKLNQLGIGKLVYLVYVIRTLLKFEKFTLSVKYDDNLVIYEDVWLATVSNQPYFGGGMKISPSSKTNDGLLELTVVHQISRLKLLLVFGTVFSGAHTRFKEVSQMSNTKFWLSTEKPVCRHVDGDDAGTSPANEMIAYTISQNGWQSIKLN